TGCTGGCCAAGAACCCGGTGGTGCGCTCCAAGAGCTACAACACGCCACTGCTGAACCCCGTGCAGGAGCACGAGGCAGAGGGCGCGGCGGCCGGCGGCCCCAGCATCCGCAGGCACTCCGTGTCGGAGATGACGTCCTGCCCCGAGCCCCAGGGCTTCTCCGACCCGTCTGGCCAGGGCTCTGCCGGGGCCTTCAGGTCCTCCCCAGCACCCCACTCAGGGCCCTGCCCCAGCAGACTCTACCCCACGACCCAGCCCCCTGAGCAGGGCTTGGATCCCACTCGCAGCTCCTTGCCCCGCACCAGCCCGGAGAACCTGGTGGACCAGATCCTGGAGTCCGTGGACTCGGATTCTGAAGGGATTTTCATTGACTttggccggggccggggccggggctcCGGCATGTCCAACTTGGAGGGCTCTGGTGGCCGGCAGAGTGTCGTGTGAGGCCTCACAGCTGGCCTTGAGTTTTTACTGACACGTCCCCATGTGCGGAGGTGTCCATGTggcgtgtgtgtgggtgtgtgtatgtgtgagactTTTTTACTCTGTGCCGTCCCGCCAGCCTGTTGGCCTCCTCGCTGGCCTCGGTCGCTTTGTATTTCTGTCTTGGTTGGAAATACCATCAGCCTCCCTGGCCCGGCTCAGGTCTGTTTCTGGCATCTGAGTCAGCGTTACCTGGGGGCCTGGGTCAGGGACAGGGGTCGGCCACTCGCTCCCAcgctcctcctgccccagccctctGGTGTCCACACCTGCCCGCAGAGAATGTGAATCCAGTGGGGTCTGCCCACGCCGGGCCCCAGAGTGACCAGACTCCAGCACACCTGTCTCTTCCTACCTGGGGTGGCCATGGGGATGGAAAGGGGTGGAATAAAACCTGTCGACCCAGCTCATGTCTGCGGTGCCTGCCCTGGGGACGGCCCTTCAGGGTGCTCACCCTCAGGCCTTGCTACTTTCTAGGAAGCACAGGCTCCCAGGGTCTGCATGGAGGGGGCCGGCCTGTGCCTGTTGTCCAGGCCTCCCTACTGCTCCACCATCCCTGTCCCTGATGGGAGGATCGGGAGATTGTGGACGGAAAGGCTGGGACGCTAGGGAGTGGGGCTGGCCCTGACTTTGCCCCGGCCTTAGCAGGGAAGAAATCACTGAAGCCtttgaaggagggaaggaggggtggGGGCGGGATCTGCCAGCTCCTCCCGTGCTACAGAAGCGCCCGGGGGGCCTGGGGGGTGGTGTTGACCTGTTGAAGGCCACTTGGCCTGGGAAGGACAAGCCAGCACCTGCTCTGACCTCCCCTGCAGCCTCACTACCCCCGGACAGGTTTTCCTGAGTCCCCAGGTGGTCAGGATTCCCCTCTCAGCCGCAGCAGGCAGGGCCTGCTCCCTGTACCCGCCTCAGTGAGGCCCAAATGTTACTGAGAGCCAGAGGCCAGCCTAGCACCACGGGCACCCTTTCAGGGCAGGAGCTGAGCCTGGGGTAGGCTTCCCTGGCCAaccccgccctttttttttttttttttttgagatggagtctcgctctgtctcccgggctggtgtgcagtggccggatctcggctcactgcaagctccgcctcctgggttaacgccattctcctgcctcagcctccccagtagctgggactacaggcgcccgctacctcgcctggctagtatttttgtatcttttagtagagacggggtttcaccgggttagccaggatggtctcgatgtcctgacctcgtgatccgcccgtcttggcctcccaagatgagattgcgccactgcactccagcctgggtgacagagcgagactgttgggattacaggtgaccaattacaggcttgagccactgcgccaggcccaaCCCCGCCCTTTTTAAGCACCGGGTCAGCGTGGCCTCCATGGGGAGGGGTGTGGGGGTCTCTGATGGCGGGCATCTTTCCACACTGCGTTAACCTGCTGATCCGCCACCCCAGCAGCCTTCCACACGCTCACCTCTTGTGGCGTTGATTTTCTCGAGGTGGGGAAGgagtgctgagcaaaagaaggACAGGCCCAGGGCAGGGGAAGTGGGTGGGTGTGAGCTGGGCGTGAGCAGCAGGAGGACATCACCTGACCTCTGAGTCGTGGCTGGAGCTGGCCCAGGCTGTCTGCTGGCAGAGCCTTCGGGATGGAGGAGTTTCCCTCTGGTGGGAGAAGCAGACCTGGCAcccctgcttcagctcaggaTAGGAGAGTGtaggggtgggggcggggggagcTCCGGCTTTCTGACTCTGCTGAACCTGTTTTGTCATCTGTGATGTGGGCGCATGCCAACCCTGTGGAGCTCTCTGAAGCTGCTCAGAATGGGTAATAGCCCCAggcagggctcagctgggcaaggaggagcaagagCAGCCTCAGGTCCCAGGCCTGGGGGTAGGTGGTCATTGAACAGGAAACCAGAACCTGGTCTGAGAACCACTAGGCCAGGCTGACAAGGCCAAGATCCCTGAACCAAGCTCTGGCTCCCAGCTCCATCGTGGAGCCAGCGGTGGCCTGGCGTGGGGAGTAGTGGGTGACCGTTAGCAGCAGGGTTGCCAGCAGTCAcctcaaggcaggaggaccaatGACCAGAAGCTGTAGCAGGGCGTTGCTGTCTGAGCTGTCCTCACCAGGGGACCCCCTGTTCTGCCCCCGAGTGGTGGGGGCTTCATCGTGGGGGTCAAGTATCCTGGACGCTCCAGGGCCTAGAGTGGCCCAGGCACCGGTGGCCCCTGCTGGCTGGCACTTGGGCCCATGGCAAGGCGATCCCTGAGCTCTCTGTCCTCCCTCCCCGGGGCAGGAGAGGACGCCCCTGGGCAGCAGCCAGCAGCATTCCTAACCATAGACTGGGGGGCTGCAGCCCAGGAGGGTGGGTGCTGGGCCTGGGCCCTGCAGCAGCCCGGGGGCCTCAGTGGGGACACCAAGGAGGTGAGGAGGCTGCACTCCCACCCCTGTAAAGCAGCAGCCCACCAagagggtgtgtgtatgtgtcccaGCCTTGTTCCCAAAGATGTCAGAGGTGATCTGCATTCAGACATCTTAGAAattggtcacctgtaatcccaacagagtctcgctctgtcgcccaggctggagtgcagtggcgcaatctcatctcactgcaacctctgcctcctaggttcaagcgactctcctgcctcagcctcccgagtagctgggactacaggcgtgcatcaccacacccagctaatttttgtatttttagtagagacggggtttcaccatgttgaccatgttgaactcctgacctcaggtgatccacccacttcagcctcccaaagtgctggaattacaaacatgaaccactgcaccctgcccctgTTTATCTTTTAAGGAATAGAGTGACTCAGGAAGGAGGCATGGGGAATCGTGCGCTCCCTCCGGTCTGGTCTCCAAGGCATCCTCCTGGAGAGCTGCGCCTCGTCAGAGTCAGGGCTTGGTGAAATTATGTTGACAACAGATGAGCAGATGGCTTCTTATATTTGCCGTTCTGTCTCCCGCACCCTAAGGTTTGTTAAAAGAGTGAAATCGCTGGCTAATTAGTGGTTGGTCTACCATGGGCATCTCCAGGGATGTCCCCAGTGGGGTGGATTCCTCTGCATCTCCAGGGCTGGGGTTCTAGAAACTCCTTTATCGTTTTCGTCTTTAGTGTGTGTGTTGTAAGTTTTGCACAGGATTCTCGTGAACGCTCTATCCCTGACCTCTCAAATGCACAATCTCAAGCCCTGGCCCCATCTGCTGACCCTGAATCTGCATTTCAGCCCCGCCTTGGGGTCCGTGGGCTTGCCGGGACGTGGGAGCCTCACCCGCACTGTGACAGGGTCTGGGGGGGAGGTGGCACTTAGGAAAACCCAGGGTGGGTCACGATAGGTTTCCTGGTGACCCTGACTGCACCCCTGCCGAGAGCTCAGATTTGCTTGGGTGtccgtgtgtatgtgtgtgtgcgagTGTTTgggtagggtgtgtgtgtgtgcacgcacacaagtgtttgggtgtgtgtgtgcgcgagtgggcaggtgtgtatgtgtgtgtgtgtgcgagtgggtggatgtgtatgtgtgtgtgtgtatgtgcaagtATACACCACACAGCAGCTAAGCCCTGGCAGGAGGTCTCAGAGGCGGGTCCATTGGAGTGCTGATGCCCACCCCGTGTGCCCTCTCAAGCACCCACTTTGCACCCCGTGGTGTTCATCTCTAGAAGGACTAGCTCCGTTTCAGGAAGGTGCTGCTGGGTGGGCTGTGGCCCAGGAATCACGAGGTGGGGGCAAACGTGCTCTCTGGATGTGCTGGCcctggggagagaaagaggaggagtccCAAAGGTGGAGAGGCCCGCAGCCGAAGCCCCTCCCAGAGGAGGGAAGACTCCCGAAGAAGAGAGAGGGACTGGGAAGCATGTAGGCTAAAGGGGTGCCCACAATAAGCGTGGACCCATTTGTCATTTTCCATTTGACCATGAAAGTAATAGCTTAcagccaggcacggcggctcacacctggagacctagcactttgagagggtaaggtcggtggattgcttgagctcaggagttggaaatcagcctgggcaaaagggtgaaactctgtctctataaaaaaatgtttttaggccgggcgcggtggctcaagcctgtaatcccggcactttgggaggccgagacgggcggatcacaaggtcaggagatcgagaccatcctggctaacacggtgaaaccccgtctctactaaaaaatacaaaaaaaaactagccgggcgaggtggtgggtgcctgtagtcccagctactcgggaggctgaggccggagaatggcgtaaacccgggaggcggagcttgcagtgagctgagatctggccactgcacaccagcccgggcgacagagccagactccgtctcacagaaaaaaaaaaaaaaaaatgtttttaaaattagccaagggtggtggcacgttcctgtagtcccagtactctggaggccgatgtgggaggatcacatgagtctGGGAAGACACGTGGGGTGGGCTGCGGTGAactgtgaccacaccactgcactgcagcctggctaacagagcgagaccttgtcctggctgcaaaaaaaaaaaaaaaaaaaaagcctataatTACGACTTCTGGGTCTACACCCAAAAAATTGgaagcaggatctcaaagagatatttgcacacccgtgttcatagcagcattcttCACAACCACCAAAAGGGGGGAGCCACTAAGTGTCCATCATGAGCTGAATGGATACGCAATGTGGTCATCCATGCAAGCGAATATTCCTCAGCCTCAAAGAATGAAGTCCAAATAATGATGAAgtcctgatacatgctacaacatgaataagACTTAAAAACCTGatgtgaagtgaaagaagccagccagCAAAGACCACATCCTGGATGATTCCATtctgaaatgttcagaataagcaaatccGTAGGAACAGAAAGTAGAGTGGTGGTCGGCAGGCCCTGGAGGGGGGTTTAAGGAGTCGTTGATGGGATTCGAGTTTAATTTTGCAAGATAAAGAGAGTACTGGAGATTGCACAGCAATATGAATGTTACTTATCCctactgaactgcacacttaattgtgtgtattttaccacagtaaacacaaaggaaggggagagaaaaaaggaggggaggggagcaaaggagggagggaaaggagggaaggaagctaGCTTCCGCCTTTTGACTGTTGTGAAGAATGTTGCTATGAACAcgagtgtgcaaatatctctttgagatcctgcttcCAATTATTTTAGGTATAGAcccagaagctttttttttttttttttttgagatggagtctcactctgtcacccaggctgcagtgcagagtcgccatctcagctcactgcagcctccacctcccgggttcaagtgattctcctgcctcagcctcccaagtagctgggactataggcgcccgccaccacacccagctaattttggtatttttagtagagacagggtttcaccaagttggccaggatggtctcaatctcttgacctcgtgatccacctgcctgggcctcccaaagtgctggggttataggcatgagccacctgcccGGCCGACCCAGAAGTCTTATTTataggtcaattttttttttttttttttgcggtggggacagggtctccttctgttgcccagactacaatgcagtggcataatcacaatcacggctcactgcagcctcaacctcctggactcaagtgatcctcccacctcagcctccagagtagttgggactgcagacacgtgccaccacacctggctaattgtttttaataaggaagggagagagggagggaaagggagagaaggaaggaaaggagggaggaaggagaaaagaaaaggaaggaaggaaatgggagAGGAAGACTCCCTGCTTCCTTGCAGTCCCCTGTAGCTGCTTTCCTCGGGAGCATAAACTGATTGTCTTGGTCTCTCTACTGAGACTGGAGTGGAGGGACACAGCACTCCATCGGGGGACCGTGGTCCCCAACTCCAGGACTGTCCAGCGGTAAAGCAGGCAGTAGCCTCAGAAATGCTGGGAGGAGTAGGGAGGCCGCTGAGGCACAGAAGCCTCAGGGATGCAACTGGCACAGACTGGAGATGAGCCCCTAAGAACCATGATGCTCTTGCTGGCCCCCGTGTAGTTGGGGGTGGCGATGTGACCAGCCCTGACCAGTGAGTTCTAAGTGGAAGTGATGCAGGGCACTTTAGAGCTGGAGCATTTCATTGCCAGACAGAGACCCCTCCAGGGCTGTCCTTCCCTCTGCCACAGAGGTTGGCAGTGTCCCGGGGAAGCCTGCTCCAGCAGGCAGATGTGCAGCATGGCTATGGTGGTGGAGGCCCCTGTGATTGGGAGTTGCTTGTTGCTCGGCACAACCAGGTTTGACTTGACGCTACACTCCTTTTTCCCAGTACTCTAGAATCACATAGTCCTTGAGTGGGGAGAAGGCTGggatatttcattgtatatatttatgtatgttataCACCCCTCATGGGCAGAGCCAGGACCTTCAGGGTCTGATCCTAAGTTGGGCACTGTGGGACATTGGGCAGGTCACCTTGTCCTCAGTTTCCCGATCTATGGCCAGTATCTTCCCCAGCTATGAAATCAGTGACCGGTGCTGTTTCTTTGCCTGTCTGTGCAAGGTGGACTCACGTGCAGAGCAGGGCTATTAGATTGTAAACTCCAGACACCAGACATCTCTGACAAAGGAGCTCAGTGCAGATGACAAGCATCGGGCAGACGCGTACTTAATGGTTTTTGACCTGAAGGTGATAATGGCTTAATAATAAACGGATGGTTTTACCCCGAAGAACCCTTCTCCTCATTGACTGATGTGTTTGCAGAGAGCTCAGAACTGCTCTCACATGCTgtaaaaagctataaaaatgtaaactatcATCGACATCATCTGCAAGAGGAATTTCTCATGCTGACATTTCTCTCCTTACTATGGGGATTCATGTCAGCCTGTGTCTGGTGGGGGAAGAGGCGAGGGGAGCATCAAATATGAGGATGTGGGACCAGGCGGGTTCTTATTTGCAAGCAGCCGAGGCAGATGCCAATGATCATGCAGAGAAGGAGTTTATTGAAGAATGTTGCAAGCTCCTAGAGCTGTCATGAGGTGGATGAGCCAAGCCCACTTTCAGGAACAGTGTCCCAAATCACCCCACACGACAGTGGGCCTGATGGGAAACTGGCAGCATTGCAGCCACCTAACAGGGAAGGCTCCCAACATATGGGGAGGCTCCCACTGCCCAGATGCTCCCACAGCACAGCGAGGCTCCCATGATACAGGGATGATCCCACTGCCCAGATGCTCCCACAGCACAGCGAGGCTCCCATCATACGGGGACGAGCCCACTGCGCAGACGCTCCCACAGCGCAGCGAGGCTCCCATGATACGGGGACGATCCCACCGCACAGATACTCCCATTGCATAGATGCTCCCCACACACTGAGAGGCTCCCATCACATAGGGAGGCTCCCACTGCACAGATGATCCCATTGCACAGATGCTCGCAGCACACAGAGAGGCGCCCATCGTATGGGGATACTCCTGCTGCACAGATGCTCCCCACACACAGAGATGCCCCCCTTACACTGGACCAAACCCACCTGCCACCAGCGCCAATACCCGTTATGTTCCAGGCACTTCACTTTGTAGCCACTGTGCCCTCCCTCACCACCCAAGCTGGGCATCGCTGGGGACACCCTCTTCAGGGTTATGAATTCTAGGGCAGCCTCCTCTCTCATGGTGGACATCACAGTGATGCAGCCTGTCACTGTCTAGGCCCTGGTGGCAAAGGGACCGGGTAAACCCGTTGTCAGGCCACCTTGGGGCTGTGAGATGTCTGTAAGGTCTTGAGTGCCAATATGTTGAAGGCATTTGAGGGGTGGGCAGGTCGGTGCACAAGCTCAGCGTCCACCCTGCTGTCAACCAGGGCAGCAGGAGCACGGCCGCCTCAGCTGCAAATCAGAAGGGTTTCCACTGTTAGACCCAAAGATCCCAGAAAACACAGTGGAGAACGCACACACCTTCAGTTTGCCGGCGGCACTAACCACACAACGCATTTGCTCTGACACGGGTCCAAGGCACGAAGTAGACGGGCAGGGGTCAGGCTACACAGGGATAAAGCAGGCCCCTTAACCGACTGACTCCCAGGATCCTGGCCCGTAAAGGGAGAGGTTTGGAAGATGATCTTCCACATCCCTGTATCCCTTTTGCCCTAACCTGGCAGTCGTACACCCAAATCGGGGGCAGTGTTGGCTTCGTGGTTTTAATAAGGTTAAAAGCAGGCCAAGTCTTAGCTCAAGCAGCTGGCAGGCTGAGTTAATTTGGGAGAAAACAAATGGGAAGCCCAAGACCTTGGACATAGATCTTTTATTCCCTCCTCCTTGAAATTCTCCATCCCCAGGCACTTATTTATGTGGAATTCGCTGCTTGGAGGAGAACCAACTCTGCGACTTCAGAAACATTTGTAAGAGCAAATTTAATAAAGCCGAGAATAATACCATTCAGATGTAATTCCTTTATTTTGCATGATTATTCCTTCTTTGCTATTGCAAGGCATTTGAAATGCAAGGAGTTATTGTGATAGCAACAAAAGGAAATGGCTAACTGGTTGATTACTGATTAAACAGTGCTTGggggaaaaacagaagaaagaacttgaaaAGGGAACCAGCCTGGGTTGTAcagttcttttatatttctttttcctttgattaTGAATGGCAGAGCACACCTGCATTCTTCGCCACACAATCATTCGGTATTGTTGCTTTATTGTACGTATGTTAATATCGCTAAGCTATGGCGGCGAAATTTGTATGAGATTTTCACAAAACACAAATGCAAGGAGGGTGGTTTTCCCCCTGACATCTCTTAATACTGTAAAATTATTCTGCCAGCCGTAGGCCGACTGGGGGGTGGTTTCCCTTACGCCTGTccaaagtcactttttaaaaaagaaaccctgcAAATTGCCCTTCTTTCATGAGGGCCGGATCTTACATGGTAATATAAACGATGTTTACATTCCACAACAGGAAAAGAGAACCCTGCACCCAGTGCCAGATGAAAACGATCAAGTGTGTGGACGTTGCTGGAATAAGACATTGTGACTCCCTTGTCATGTTTTGAGAGCATTCATTGCTCTCAAACACACTTCCTGTTTGACCTAGAAATAGGCTGCACTTCTGATCTGCCCAAAGGCTCAGCTATCTATGTTCATTAGAAGGTAGACGGCTCCACACTTTCTTACCACGTCGAGTCCTTCGAGAACcaggaaagtataaaataataacgCACAAATTGTGTTGTGTTAGTTGAACAGGCCACAGGCTAGGATGGTTACGAATTCTTTGCACAGGAATAAGGCAGCTGCTTAGGGGTTGAGAGAATGAAATGGAGGTTGTCCGTTCAtattgtcagaggtgtttgaaccagagtgactccatcttgaataggggctgggtagaataaggctgagacctactgggctatATTCccaggttaggcattcttagtcacaggatgagataggaggtcagcacaagctacaggtcacaaagaccttgctgataagaTAGCAtgctgggccgggcacggtggctcacacctgtgatcccagcactttaacaAGCCAACGCcagtagatcacctgaagtcaggagttcaagaccagcctgaccaacatggtgaaaccctgtctctactaaaaatacaaaaattacctgggtgtggtggcagtgcacctgtaatcccagctactcgggaggctgaggcaggagaatcgcttgaacctgggaggcagaggtggcagtgagccgagatggtgacactgcactccaggctgggttaCAAAGCAAgattgtatctcaaaaaaaaaaaaaaaaaaaaacatgtgataaagaagctggccaaattCCACCAAAACCAAGGTGacaatgaaagtgacctctggtcgtccttaCTGCTCATTATATGCCAAGTATAAttcattagcatgctaaaagacactcccaccagtgctgtaacagtttacaaatgccatagcaacatcaggaagttgCCCAATATGATCTAAAAAAGGGTggaccctcagttccaggaattgcccGTCCCTTTCCTGGAAAACCCACAGATAATCCACCCCTTGTGCCTCCCTCAGagtccaagtagctgggatcctcctgcctcagcctcctgagtagctgggattacaggcagccaccaccacgctcagctaatttttgcatttttagtagagatggggtttcaccttgttggccaggctactctcaaactcctgacctcaggtgatccacccgcctcggcctcccaaagtgctaggattacaggcatgagccatcgcgcccagccagcTTGGATCATTCTCATCTCTtctgaaatgaaggagaaacCGCTGCCAAGAGCCTCTGGAAAGGCTTGGTGGGCGGCAGGGGTGCTGGGGGGGCGGGTCCCAACTTTTCATggggggtatgtctttatcagcagcgtgaggATGGACTAACACATCCTCTAATCAGACTGCTCCACaactgtccagttttcatcaaaCCGAAGCGTAGAAATACACACTGGCCTGTTGCTTTggatcttcatttccttatgaaggtTCCTGTGTCAAATAAACCTTACATTAAATACGTGTGTaggtttttctcttgtaaatctgtcttttgttataggggccTCAGCCATGAACCGAGCCATGGTTGAGGAAAAGATCTCTTTTTATCCCCAACACAAGCACTCCCCTTGTGCCAGGCTCTGTCATCAGGGcttggggagagagaaagagggggcaCGATAAGCCCCAACCATCCAGGCAAAGTACAGTTACTCTGGCCTGAACTGCTCACTGTGGCTGGAGGAAGGCCTGTGTTGATTGGCACAGGCCCAGTTCCTTCCAGAACCTGAAATGATCATTGTGGCAGGGAGTCGTTGACCTAAAGGAAAAAAcggaggcaaaattaatataagtaagAGTATAtctgggggctgggcgcggtggctcacgcttgtaatcccagcactttgggaggcccaggtgggcacataacctcaggtcaggagttggagaccagcctaaccaacatggagaaaccccgtctctaccaaaaatacaaaattagctgggcgtggtggcgcatgcctgtaatcccagctacttgggagactgaggcaggagaattgcttgaacccgggaggcagaggttgtagtgagccgagatcacaccattgcactccagcctgggcaacaagagcgaaactctgtctcaaaaaaaaaaaaaaaaagtatatttgggTCAGGTTTGAGGACTGTAACCTGGGAGTATAcattcaagttgccctgaatattCACTTTGATTAGCAACAGTTACAAgtaggtttttaaaggaaaagaaggtaaattgtttaccaagaatttacattaaaataatataaattggctgggtgcagtgactcatgcctgtaatcccagcactttgggaggccaaggtgggtggatcacctgaggtcaggagttcaagaccagtctggacaacatggtgaaaccctgtctctactaaaaatacaaaattagccgaccgtggtggcaggtgcctgtaatcccatctacttgagaacctgaggcagaagaattgcttgaacctgggaggcagaggttgcagtgagctgagattgcgccattgcactccagcctgggcgataagagcgaaactctgtctcaaagaaaaaaaaagcaaattgttctaaagagcttctgcatagcaaaaagaaattatcaacagaataaacagacaatgagagaaaatctttgcaaactatgcatctgacaaaggactaatatccagaaacaataaggaacttaaatgaatcaacaagaataaaataatcctattaaaaagtggtcaaggggccaggcacagtggctcgtgcctgtactcctagcactttgggaagccgaggcaggcagatctcttgaggtcagaagtttgagaccagcctggccaacatggtaaaccctatttctactaaaagtacaaaaattaatggTACCATGTGTTTGTAAtcacagccacttgggaggctgaagcaggagaattgcttgaacccaggggaggaagttgcagtgagccgagatggcgccactgcactccagcctaggtgacagagcaagactctgtctcaagaaaaaaaaaccaaaaagacaaaaagacaaaagacatgaacagacacttctcaaaagaagacatacatgcatacaggcagccaacaaacatgaaaaaaatgctcagcctcactaatcatcagagaaatgcaaatcaaaatcacaaggaGAAACCatttcacatc
The Piliocolobus tephrosceles isolate RC106 chromosome 19, ASM277652v3, whole genome shotgun sequence genome window above contains:
- the PRR5 gene encoding proline-rich protein 5 isoform X8, which gives rise to MVILRDKIRFYEGQKLLDSLAETWDFFFSDVLPMLQAIFYPVQGKEPSVRQLALLHFRNAITLSVKLEDALARAHARVPPAIVQMLLVLQGVHESRGVTEDYLRLETLVQKVVSPYLGTYGLHSSEGPFTHSCILEKRLLRRSRSGDVLAKNPVVRSKSYNTPLLNPVQEHEAEGAAAGGPSIRRHSVSEMTSCPEPQGFSDPSGQGSAGAFRSSPAPHSGPCPSRLYPTTQPPEQGLDPTRSSLPRTSPENLVDQILESVDSDSEGIFIDFGRGRGRGSGMSNLEGSGGRQSVV